A section of the Paenibacillus yonginensis genome encodes:
- the pxpB gene encoding 5-oxoprolinase subunit PxpB, giving the protein MVIHNPNGADAWSGLQILPLGDSALVIKFGDAIDLETHKRIRQLSEYLEHHPFAGMTEYVPAFTTVTIYYDPWKVAAESASADGDVRQSPFEAVKAAALNLLLELKDTDSAAPATVRIPVCYGGELGPDLEEVAAVNGLTREEVISIHSSADYLVYMLGFAPGFAYLGGMSGRIATPRRQTPRLAIPAGTVGIAGEQTGVYPIETPGGWQLIGRTPIRLFVPDRTPPTVLKAGDLVRFYPISRQEYEEWEESSL; this is encoded by the coding sequence ATGGTGATCCACAATCCAAACGGTGCCGATGCCTGGAGCGGACTTCAAATTCTTCCGCTTGGCGATTCGGCCCTGGTGATCAAATTTGGCGATGCCATTGATCTGGAGACGCACAAGCGCATCAGGCAGCTGTCCGAATATTTGGAGCATCATCCTTTTGCAGGAATGACCGAATACGTCCCCGCTTTTACGACAGTCACCATTTATTATGACCCATGGAAGGTTGCAGCCGAGTCTGCTTCCGCAGACGGGGACGTCCGGCAGTCTCCGTTTGAGGCAGTCAAGGCTGCTGCCCTGAACCTGCTGCTGGAGCTTAAGGATACGGATTCGGCGGCCCCGGCCACGGTTCGCATTCCGGTTTGCTACGGCGGGGAGCTGGGACCGGACTTGGAGGAAGTTGCAGCCGTCAACGGGCTGACGAGAGAAGAAGTGATCAGCATTCACAGCTCGGCCGATTATTTGGTCTATATGCTGGGGTTCGCGCCGGGATTTGCTTATCTGGGCGGCATGTCCGGCCGCATAGCAACTCCCCGCAGGCAAACGCCTCGGCTGGCCATTCCCGCGGGAACCGTAGGCATTGCCGGGGAACAAACCGGGGTTTATCCGATTGAAACGCCGGGGGGCTGGCAGCTGATCGGCAGAACGCCGATCCGCCTGTTTGTACCAGACCGGACGCCGCCGACGGTGCTCAAGGCCGGAGATCTTGTCCGGTTCTACCCGATTTCCCGTCAGGAATACGAGGAATGGGAGGAATCGAGCTTATGA
- a CDS encoding biotin-dependent carboxyltransferase family protein, whose protein sequence is MSLRIGKPGLLTTVQDLGRFGFQKYGVIASGAMDAFALRAANLLVGNPQGAAGLEVTMLGPEIQFEHTTLISVCGGDLSPQLNGRPFPLWRTVLVPSGGVVSFGRMKLGCRAYLAVAGGIDVPLEMNSRSTYLRAGIGGFQGRALKSGDVLPVGEPTYQGSQLLRLLARDADREAGAVSRWSAASSLRPAYSANPEVRVIAGAQYPDFSADSRVSFEQDAYSVLPESDRMGYRFSGGSLKLEKPAEMISTAVTFGTVQVPPGGNPIVLMADRQTTGGYPVIAQVASVDLPLLAQVNLGGKVRFRLISLEEAEELQLQREAALQTFESGISSLR, encoded by the coding sequence ATGAGCCTTAGGATTGGCAAACCGGGTCTGTTGACCACGGTACAGGATCTGGGCCGGTTCGGCTTCCAGAAATACGGCGTCATTGCAAGCGGGGCGATGGATGCCTTTGCCCTGCGGGCAGCGAACCTGCTGGTCGGCAACCCTCAGGGGGCAGCCGGTCTGGAAGTTACGATGCTGGGGCCGGAGATTCAATTTGAACATACGACGTTGATTTCGGTCTGCGGCGGCGACTTGTCCCCGCAATTAAACGGCCGGCCTTTTCCTTTATGGAGAACCGTGCTGGTTCCGAGTGGCGGCGTGGTGAGCTTCGGCCGGATGAAGCTTGGCTGCCGTGCTTACCTGGCGGTTGCGGGCGGCATTGACGTACCGCTGGAAATGAACAGCCGCTCGACCTATTTGCGGGCCGGCATCGGAGGTTTTCAGGGCCGGGCGCTGAAGTCGGGGGATGTTCTCCCGGTTGGCGAACCGACCTATCAGGGCTCACAGCTGCTGAGGCTGCTGGCCCGGGATGCGGACAGGGAAGCCGGGGCGGTCAGCCGCTGGTCGGCTGCTTCGAGCCTCAGGCCTGCTTATTCCGCCAACCCCGAGGTAAGAGTTATAGCTGGCGCGCAGTATCCGGATTTCTCGGCAGACAGCCGGGTCTCCTTTGAACAGGACGCCTATTCCGTTCTGCCGGAGTCGGACCGTATGGGCTACCGGTTCAGCGGCGGTTCGTTAAAGCTCGAGAAGCCGGCTGAAATGATTTCAACGGCGGTCACCTTCGGAACGGTTCAGGTTCCGCCGGGCGGTAATCCAATCGTGCTGATGGCGGATAGGCAAACAACCGGCGGTTACCCGGTAATCGCCCAGGTGGCATCGGTGGATTTGCCGCTGCTCGCCCAGGTGAATTTGGGCGGCAAGGTACGGTTTCGCCTCATATCGCTGGAGGAAGCCGAAGAGCTCCAGCTGCAGCGGGAGGCAGCCCTGCAGACGTTCGAAAGCGGGATAAGCAGCCTGCGTTAG
- a CDS encoding ABC transporter ATP-binding protein, with protein sequence MTEGGYSKLEISNLKVEYYAKNQRTVALENVDLKVEDGEFVSVIGPSGCGKSTLLKVVSGLLTPAAGTARIDGKEIKEIPGQVGMVFQNDALLPWKSVADNIRLPLVIKGMSKQEQDAEVKRLLQMVGLEGFGHYHPKQLSGGMKKRVALARTFAYDPDIYLMDEPFGPLDAQTRVKIGEEFLHIWEHVGKSVLFITHDIEEAIALSDRVIVMSSRPGRIKAEFKVNLERPRPFYDIRFDPVFKELQKEIWTQMSSEE encoded by the coding sequence ATGACTGAGGGCGGTTATTCCAAATTGGAAATATCGAATTTAAAGGTTGAATATTACGCTAAGAATCAGCGGACCGTAGCTTTGGAAAATGTGGATCTGAAAGTCGAGGACGGTGAATTTGTCTCCGTGATTGGTCCCAGCGGCTGCGGGAAATCCACGCTCCTTAAGGTGGTGTCGGGCCTGCTGACGCCGGCTGCCGGAACGGCCCGGATCGACGGTAAAGAGATTAAGGAAATTCCGGGACAGGTCGGCATGGTCTTTCAGAACGATGCGCTGCTGCCTTGGAAGAGTGTGGCGGACAATATCCGGCTGCCTCTGGTGATTAAAGGGATGTCCAAGCAGGAGCAGGACGCGGAAGTCAAACGCCTGCTGCAAATGGTCGGGCTGGAAGGCTTTGGCCACTATCATCCCAAACAGCTGTCGGGCGGTATGAAGAAGCGGGTCGCCTTGGCCCGGACGTTTGCTTACGATCCGGACATTTATTTGATGGATGAGCCGTTTGGACCGCTTGATGCCCAGACCCGGGTGAAGATCGGTGAGGAATTTCTGCATATTTGGGAGCATGTAGGCAAAAGTGTGCTTTTCATCACCCATGACATCGAAGAAGCAATTGCTTTGTCCGACCGGGTTATCGTCATGTCTTCCCGTCCGGGAAGGATCAAAGCTGAATTCAAGGTGAATCTGGAGCGTCCGCGTCCCTTCTATGATATTCGCTTTGACCCCGTCTTCAAAGAATTGCAGAAAGAGATATGGACCCAGATGTCCAGCGAGGAATAG
- a CDS encoding ABC transporter permease has protein sequence MASEPKERSSGSAKAAPGRYSSSSVWLGRIILFVVLIGLWEFLSGRAFNAFWVSKPSLIAKRIYDMTLNGDLWYHLSVTLQESLVGLLIGMVGGTLLGIVIAFSGIFQKWVYPYIMALYSLPRVSLAPLFIVWFGIGMSSKILMVVAMVIFVAFYNAYEGVRNIDKDLLDMMSTFKAKWNHKLNWVVFPSITTWILTSLRLNIGMALIGSVIAELVGSNRGLGYYITYSSNMLDTTGIFTGLVLIMLIAVVLEQIIIQVERRLLKYR, from the coding sequence ATGGCCTCGGAACCGAAAGAGAGAAGCTCCGGCTCGGCTAAAGCCGCTCCCGGCAGGTACAGCAGCAGCAGTGTCTGGCTGGGCCGAATTATCTTATTTGTTGTCCTTATCGGTCTTTGGGAGTTTCTGTCGGGCCGGGCGTTTAACGCTTTTTGGGTCAGCAAGCCGTCCCTCATCGCCAAACGGATTTATGATATGACCTTGAACGGCGATTTGTGGTATCACCTAAGCGTTACGCTTCAGGAATCCCTCGTCGGCCTGCTGATCGGTATGGTTGGCGGTACGCTGCTCGGGATTGTTATCGCTTTTAGCGGCATTTTTCAAAAATGGGTTTATCCCTACATCATGGCTTTATACAGTCTTCCCCGGGTATCGCTGGCTCCGCTATTTATCGTCTGGTTTGGCATTGGCATGTCGTCCAAAATTCTGATGGTTGTAGCGATGGTTATCTTCGTCGCTTTCTATAATGCTTACGAAGGCGTGCGAAATATCGACAAGGACCTCCTGGACATGATGAGCACTTTCAAGGCGAAATGGAACCATAAGCTGAACTGGGTGGTATTTCCGTCCATCACGACCTGGATTCTGACCAGTCTACGGCTCAATATCGGGATGGCGCTGATCGGCTCGGTCATCGCCGAACTGGTCGGGTCCAACCGCGGATTGGGTTATTACATTACTTATTCTTCAAACATGCTGGATACGACGGGCATCTTCACCGGTCTGGTCCTGATCATGCTGATTGCTGTCGTTCTGGAACAGATCATCATTCAGGTTGAGCGCCGTTTGCTGAAGTACCGCTAA
- a CDS encoding ABC transporter substrate-binding protein, with protein MRQTKISLAALLVLMMVVLGACGNGNNSASSVNSADPSETSSGTGASSSNGGETNSTPEKATIRVGLVGGGMTPIITQIGINDGSYEQAGITVKKEEFSSGADMVQALVGGSLDIALGSYEHVLRQQKNGLGVKAYGEIFNGGGYALVVKKDAPYQSLADLKGKTLAVTKVGSLSDTVLREGLKDAGIDGSKDVQIINGGSGATMLAAIESGKTAGGMASEPTVSQMVATGNYRVLYDPPYDFAGIVVMAKTDWVDKNQDAMRRFLQVSSEINDRAQQDPASAVAAMLKEFNQVPADVMETAVKNQLAKVPEGLKVTEAGAKKVSDIEIEQGVINKEIPFDQTVDLSLLPQ; from the coding sequence ATGAGACAAACAAAGATTTCGCTTGCAGCGCTTCTGGTATTGATGATGGTGGTGCTGGGAGCATGCGGGAACGGGAACAATTCCGCATCTTCCGTGAACAGCGCAGATCCTTCCGAGACTTCTTCCGGCACGGGAGCCAGCTCAAGCAATGGGGGAGAAACAAACAGCACACCGGAGAAGGCCACGATTCGTGTAGGTCTGGTAGGCGGGGGCATGACTCCGATCATCACGCAGATCGGCATCAACGACGGCTCTTACGAGCAGGCGGGAATTACCGTTAAGAAAGAGGAATTCAGCTCCGGCGCCGATATGGTGCAGGCTCTGGTAGGCGGAAGTCTGGATATTGCGCTCGGCTCCTACGAACACGTGCTGAGACAGCAAAAGAATGGGCTTGGCGTGAAAGCTTACGGGGAAATCTTTAACGGCGGCGGTTATGCGCTGGTAGTTAAGAAGGATGCCCCTTACCAATCGCTGGCCGATTTGAAAGGCAAAACCCTGGCCGTTACCAAGGTCGGCAGCTTGTCCGATACGGTGCTTCGCGAAGGGCTTAAAGACGCAGGCATCGACGGCAGCAAAGATGTGCAAATCATCAACGGCGGCAGCGGCGCTACCATGCTGGCAGCGATCGAAAGCGGCAAGACTGCCGGTGGCATGGCTTCCGAACCCACCGTCTCGCAGATGGTAGCTACAGGCAATTATCGTGTGCTTTACGATCCGCCGTATGATTTTGCCGGGATCGTCGTGATGGCCAAAACCGATTGGGTAGACAAAAATCAGGACGCTATGCGCCGTTTCCTTCAGGTCAGCAGTGAAATCAATGACCGTGCCCAGCAGGACCCCGCTTCCGCAGTAGCCGCTATGCTGAAGGAGTTTAACCAAGTTCCCGCGGACGTGATGGAGACGGCTGTGAAGAACCAGTTGGCCAAGGTGCCGGAGGGTTTGAAAGTAACCGAAGCCGGCGCCAAGAAAGTGTCCGACATCGAAATCGAGCAGGGCGTTATCAATAAAGAAATTCCGTTTGATCAAACCGTAGACCTGTCCTTACTTCCACAATAA